In a genomic window of Candidatus Krumholzibacteriia bacterium:
- a CDS encoding ATP-binding protein, producing MSDDQRGSIELRLPSQLRFLGVVDAVVQSFSSEFGLAQDDINNLSTATIEAAANAMEHANKFDASKSVLLRLQGQGAAIDVTIEDEGQGFDPRPYERELTAEDLLKLRGRGIFIMRSFMDEVRFARTSRGSMRVHLRKVGRPSQDDSGRKDAARGN from the coding sequence ATGTCGGACGACCAGCGCGGCAGCATCGAACTGCGCCTGCCGAGCCAGCTGCGCTTCCTCGGCGTCGTGGATGCGGTGGTGCAGAGCTTCTCCAGCGAGTTCGGCCTCGCCCAGGACGACATCAACAACCTCAGCACCGCGACGATCGAAGCCGCCGCGAACGCCATGGAGCACGCCAACAAGTTCGACGCCAGCAAGAGTGTGCTGTTGCGGTTGCAGGGCCAGGGGGCGGCGATCGACGTCACCATCGAAGACGAGGGTCAGGGGTTCGATCCGCGGCCGTACGAGCGCGAGCTGACCGCGGAAGATCTGCTCAAGTTGCGCGGCCGGGGTATTTTCATCATGCGTTCGTTCATGGACGAGGTCCGCTTCGCCCGCACCTCGCGCGGCAGCATGCGGGTGCACCTGCGCAAGGTCGGCCGCCCGAGCCAGGACGATTCGGGGCGAAAGGACGCGGCCCGCGGTAATTGA
- a CDS encoding TraR/DksA C4-type zinc finger protein yields the protein MDAKELQQWREKLQVESERIRVELEALKEITASTARESSGDLSSYASHMADQGTDTMEREKAFLFASQKRKRLEELGTALQRIDAGSFGFCEVCSGPIPARRLERMPGATTCVPCKEKQEKQEQRT from the coding sequence TTGGACGCGAAAGAACTGCAGCAGTGGCGCGAGAAGCTGCAAGTCGAAAGCGAACGCATCCGGGTGGAGCTGGAAGCCCTCAAGGAGATCACTGCATCCACGGCGCGGGAATCTTCCGGGGATCTCTCCAGCTACGCCAGTCACATGGCCGATCAGGGCACCGACACGATGGAGCGGGAAAAGGCCTTTCTCTTCGCCAGCCAGAAGCGCAAGCGCCTGGAGGAGCTCGGCACTGCCTTGCAACGCATCGATGCCGGCAGCTTCGGCTTCTGCGAGGTGTGCAGCGGACCCATCCCGGCACGCCGGTTGGAGCGCATGCCCGGCGCCACCACCTGCGTTCCCTGCAAGGAAAAGCAGGAGAAGCAGGAGCAGAGGACATAG
- a CDS encoding STAS domain-containing protein, which translates to MTIRQREVGGVVVLDIDGKIVGGVDHDLFQEKLQSLLTAGKPNFLVNLENVKWVNSTGLGVLIAGFRTVQTGGGRLKLVHVSERIQSLLHITRLTTRFELFEREDEAIASFA; encoded by the coding sequence ATGACCATCCGCCAGCGAGAGGTCGGGGGCGTCGTCGTCCTGGACATCGACGGCAAGATCGTCGGCGGTGTGGACCACGACCTCTTCCAGGAGAAGCTGCAGTCCTTGCTCACGGCGGGGAAGCCCAACTTCCTGGTGAACCTGGAAAACGTGAAGTGGGTGAACAGCACCGGTCTGGGCGTGCTGATCGCCGGCTTCCGGACGGTGCAGACGGGGGGCGGCAGGCTCAAGCTGGTGCACGTCTCCGAGCGCATCCAGAGCTTGCTCCACATCACCCGACTGACCACCCGTTTCGAGCTGTTCGAGCGCGAAGACGAGGCCATCGCCAGCTTCGCCTGA
- a CDS encoding RluA family pseudouridine synthase, which produces MQGTRIDRLLASQFPDITRSRFQKLLRDGCITARGKKVRSAYRVLEGDDIRVRLPPPEPLQLQPEAIPLAIRYEDADLIVVDKPAGMVVHPAAGNRRGTLVQALLHHWPQLEGGSDAARPGIVHRLDKDTSGLLVVAKNERAHVRLAAALQSRQVRREYTALVWGAVRSSGRIDAPIGRDPVQRQRMSVKSRRGKPAVTHFRTLERFAFTTLLAVRLDTGRTHQIRVHMASLGNPVFGDAAYGGRNSRLTRLAPGLRVQAGRALQSMPRQALHATRLSFQHPVTGVDVAFESPLPGDFSATLAMLRPSAPGDRA; this is translated from the coding sequence ATGCAGGGCACGCGCATCGACCGCTTGCTGGCCTCGCAGTTCCCGGACATCACCCGCTCGCGTTTCCAGAAGCTGCTCCGCGATGGTTGCATCACCGCCCGGGGCAAGAAGGTGCGCAGCGCCTACCGCGTCCTGGAAGGGGACGACATCCGGGTGCGACTGCCGCCGCCGGAGCCGCTCCAGCTCCAGCCCGAAGCCATCCCGCTCGCCATCCGTTACGAAGATGCCGATCTCATCGTCGTCGACAAACCGGCGGGGATGGTGGTGCACCCGGCGGCCGGGAACCGGCGCGGCACCCTGGTGCAGGCGCTGCTGCACCATTGGCCCCAGCTCGAGGGCGGCAGCGATGCGGCCCGTCCCGGCATCGTGCACCGCTTGGACAAGGACACCTCGGGATTGCTGGTGGTGGCGAAGAACGAGCGCGCCCATGTGCGCTTGGCGGCGGCGCTGCAGTCGCGGCAGGTGCGCCGGGAATACACCGCCTTGGTGTGGGGCGCGGTGCGCTCGAGCGGGCGGATCGACGCTCCCATCGGCCGGGATCCGGTGCAACGCCAGCGCATGTCCGTCAAGAGTCGTCGCGGCAAGCCCGCGGTGACCCACTTTCGGACGCTGGAACGCTTCGCCTTCACGACGCTGCTCGCCGTGCGACTCGACACCGGCCGCACCCATCAGATCCGCGTGCACATGGCGAGCCTCGGGAATCCGGTCTTCGGCGACGCTGCCTACGGGGGGCGGAATTCCCGTTTGACTCGCCTCGCGCCAGGACTTAGAGTCCAAGCTGGGAGAGCGCTCCAGTCCATGCCGCGTCAGGCCCTGCATGCGACGCGCTTGTCCTTCCAGCATCCGGTGACGGGGGTCGACGTGGCCTTCGAGTCCCCGCTGCCGGGTGATTTCTCCGCGACCCTCGCCATGCTGCGTCCTTCAGCGCCGGGAGACCGCGCATGA
- a CDS encoding purine-nucleoside phosphorylase translates to MRERAGRDNGLYERIQETSAFLRERLQGSPRFGLILGTGLGNLAAHIESPVSIPYDDIPHFMPSTAEGHAGNLVSGRLGGQDVVAMQGRVHYYEGYTMQEITFPVRVMKALGVDSLVVSNAAGGMNGQYRPGDLVAIVDHINLMGDNPLIGANDERLGERFPDMSEPYDRGYLRRLQAVALQQQLRLHQGVFVAVAGPNLETAAEYRFLRQLGADVVGMSLIPEVLVARHSGLRVLALTVVTDECFPDCLQPADVAKIIKTANEAEPVLSRLVLEFLRGADAV, encoded by the coding sequence ATGCGCGAGCGGGCCGGACGAGACAACGGGCTCTACGAGCGCATCCAGGAAACGAGCGCTTTCTTGCGCGAGCGCCTGCAAGGCTCGCCCCGCTTCGGCCTCATCCTCGGCACCGGGCTCGGCAACCTGGCGGCACACATCGAGTCCCCGGTCTCGATTCCCTACGACGACATTCCCCACTTCATGCCCTCCACCGCCGAAGGCCACGCGGGCAACCTGGTGAGCGGCCGTCTCGGAGGCCAGGACGTCGTGGCCATGCAGGGGCGCGTGCACTACTACGAGGGCTATACGATGCAGGAGATCACTTTCCCGGTGCGGGTCATGAAGGCCCTCGGGGTGGACTCCCTCGTCGTTTCCAACGCGGCCGGGGGCATGAACGGGCAATACCGTCCGGGTGATTTGGTGGCCATCGTGGACCACATCAACCTGATGGGGGACAATCCCCTCATCGGTGCCAACGACGAGCGCCTGGGTGAGCGCTTTCCGGACATGTCGGAGCCCTACGACCGGGGCTATCTGCGCCGCCTGCAGGCGGTGGCGCTGCAACAGCAGCTCCGCCTGCACCAAGGAGTGTTCGTGGCCGTCGCCGGCCCGAACCTGGAGACGGCGGCGGAGTATCGTTTCCTGCGTCAGCTCGGCGCCGACGTGGTGGGGATGTCCCTGATTCCGGAGGTGCTGGTGGCCCGGCACTCGGGCCTGCGGGTGCTGGCGCTGACGGTGGTCACGGACGAGTGTTTTCCCGATTGTCTGCAGCCGGCGGACGTGGCCAAGATCATCAAGACTGCCAACGAAGCCGAGCCGGTCCTGAGCCGGCTGGTGCTCGAGTTCCTGCGTGGTGCGGACGCGGTGTGA